A genomic window from Nocardioides rotundus includes:
- a CDS encoding ATP-dependent DNA helicase, translating into MPTTETSSDAAVSDLLATAVAALGGEERSGQVAMAAAVERALSDGEHLLVQAGTGTGKSLGYLVPALLHEDRVVVATATLALQHQLVERDLPRLVEAIDAVEDSRVDTSYAVLKGRSNYACLHRVREGVPDDQGALIDLPEGSMGKKVLELRAWAEEEAEAGAFGERDHAPRHTDKEWRQVSVTHRECLGAAKCPFGQECFAERAREKAHRSHLVITNHSLLAIDAIEGVPMIPDYDAVVIDEAHELVARVTQAATDELWVSEVERAARRSQKHVDGGEADDLADAADTLRAAFDECRPGRLDPLPELVADALVLVRDAARALISAYPRQSDPDAAFTQARGSVQELFATAERMAANADSDVLWLTEGTERMPPRLCIAPLEVWGPMRHKLLREKTAVFTSATLKLGGDFDAVATTLGLVPGERVEERATDREDAEEDALPWRGLDVGSPFDYARQGILYVARHLPPPGRDGLGAPQLDEITALVDAAEGRTLGLFSSRRAAETAAEEVRRRLPHLTVLAQGDAQLPELARLFVEDPHTCLFGTLSLWQGLDVPGDTCQLVIIDRIPFPRPDDPLMSARQRAADQAGRNGFMQVAATHAALLLAQGSGRLIRTTSDRGVVAVLDPRLATARYGGFLRASLPPMWTTADPQVVRQALARLATA; encoded by the coding sequence GTGCCCACGACCGAGACCAGCAGCGACGCCGCGGTCAGCGACCTGCTCGCGACCGCGGTGGCGGCGCTGGGCGGCGAGGAGCGGTCGGGCCAGGTGGCGATGGCTGCGGCGGTCGAGCGCGCGCTGAGCGACGGCGAGCACCTGCTGGTGCAGGCCGGGACCGGCACCGGGAAGTCGCTGGGCTACCTCGTGCCGGCGCTGCTGCACGAGGACCGGGTCGTCGTCGCAACGGCCACGCTCGCCCTGCAGCACCAGCTGGTCGAGCGTGACCTGCCGCGGCTGGTGGAGGCGATCGACGCGGTCGAGGACAGCCGGGTCGACACGTCGTACGCCGTCCTCAAGGGCCGGTCCAACTACGCCTGCCTGCACCGGGTCCGCGAGGGCGTCCCGGACGACCAGGGCGCCCTCATCGACCTCCCCGAGGGCTCGATGGGCAAGAAGGTGCTCGAGCTGCGCGCCTGGGCCGAGGAGGAGGCCGAGGCGGGCGCCTTCGGCGAGCGCGACCACGCGCCCCGCCACACCGACAAGGAGTGGCGCCAGGTCAGCGTCACCCACCGCGAGTGCCTGGGCGCCGCCAAGTGCCCCTTCGGCCAGGAGTGCTTCGCCGAGCGCGCCCGGGAGAAGGCCCATCGCTCACACCTGGTGATCACCAACCACTCGCTGCTCGCGATCGACGCGATCGAGGGCGTGCCGATGATCCCCGACTACGACGCCGTGGTGATCGACGAGGCCCACGAGCTGGTCGCGCGGGTCACCCAGGCCGCCACCGACGAGCTGTGGGTCTCCGAGGTCGAGCGCGCCGCCCGTCGCAGCCAGAAGCACGTGGACGGGGGCGAGGCCGACGACCTGGCCGATGCCGCGGACACGCTGCGGGCCGCCTTCGACGAGTGCCGCCCGGGCCGGCTGGACCCGCTCCCCGAGCTGGTGGCCGACGCCCTGGTGCTGGTCCGTGACGCCGCCCGGGCGCTCATCTCGGCCTACCCGCGGCAGAGCGACCCCGACGCCGCCTTCACCCAGGCCCGCGGCTCGGTGCAGGAGCTGTTCGCCACCGCCGAGCGGATGGCGGCCAACGCCGACTCCGACGTGCTGTGGCTGACCGAGGGGACCGAGCGGATGCCACCGCGGCTGTGCATCGCTCCCCTGGAGGTGTGGGGGCCGATGCGGCACAAGCTGCTGCGCGAGAAGACGGCCGTGTTCACCTCCGCGACGCTCAAGCTGGGCGGCGACTTCGACGCCGTCGCGACCACGCTGGGCCTGGTGCCCGGCGAGCGGGTTGAGGAGCGCGCCACCGACAGGGAGGACGCCGAGGAGGACGCCCTCCCCTGGCGCGGCCTCGACGTCGGCTCCCCCTTCGACTACGCCCGCCAGGGGATCCTCTACGTCGCCCGGCACCTGCCGCCGCCGGGACGCGACGGCCTGGGCGCTCCGCAGCTCGACGAGATCACCGCGCTGGTCGACGCCGCCGAGGGCCGCACGCTCGGGCTCTTCTCCAGCCGGCGCGCGGCGGAGACGGCCGCCGAGGAGGTACGTCGTCGCCTGCCGCACCTGACCGTCCTCGCCCAGGGCGACGCCCAGCTGCCCGAGCTGGCGAGACTCTTCGTCGAGGACCCGCACACCTGCCTGTTCGGCACGCTCTCGCTCTGGCAGGGGCTCGACGTCCCCGGCGACACCTGCCAGCTGGTGATCATCGACCGCATCCCGTTCCCGCGGCCCGACGACCCGCTCATGTCGGCCCGCCAGCGGGCCGCCGACCAGGCGGGGCGCAACGGTTTCATGCAGGTGGCGGCCACCCACGCCGCGCTGCTCCTGGCGCAGGGGAGCGGGCGGCTGATCCGCACGACGAGCGACCGCGGCGTGGTCGCCGTACTCGACCCACGCCTCGCGACCGCGCGCTACGGCGGCTTCCTGCGGGCCAGCCTGCCGCCCATGTGGACGACGGCCGACCCGCAGGTGGTGCGTCAGGCGCTGGCGCGGCTGGCGACGGCCTGA
- a CDS encoding sulfotransferase, giving the protein MSGRGTADLVVVTGPHRSGTTFVGTVLAAAPRADLLGIEPLNPDWGLRSARQWYAPTGTVARDLRRLRRGLPARWSRAHHDRFGTAKSTVRGAQHNLRFAAAAATGRTLVVKDPFLSLSLRWAATELTRRPVLVTVRHPSAWALSIRRMDWHPGTLLDELRTRSELCPVLTTTGLPERRWADVPLLEASAWAWTVLVAAIVDQTERLSPGQVLISPLERLREDPVAGAMQLLRHVGLDADDGTRDRILALTAGEEVFPSSGDQHVLQRDTRRSLDAWRERLTAEEQRTVWSICESVAQRWYQP; this is encoded by the coding sequence GTGAGCGGGCGGGGCACCGCCGACCTCGTCGTCGTGACCGGCCCCCACCGCTCGGGGACGACCTTCGTCGGCACCGTGCTGGCCGCCGCGCCGCGCGCCGACCTGCTGGGCATCGAGCCGCTCAACCCCGACTGGGGCCTGCGGTCGGCCCGCCAGTGGTACGCCCCGACCGGCACCGTCGCCCGGGATCTGCGCCGGCTGCGGCGCGGGCTGCCGGCCCGCTGGAGCCGCGCCCACCACGACCGGTTCGGCACCGCGAAGTCCACGGTGCGCGGCGCCCAGCACAACCTGCGGTTCGCCGCGGCGGCCGCCACCGGACGGACCCTGGTGGTCAAGGACCCGTTCCTGAGCCTCTCGCTGCGCTGGGCGGCCACCGAGCTCACCCGTCGCCCGGTGCTGGTGACGGTGCGGCACCCGTCGGCCTGGGCGCTGTCGATCCGCCGGATGGACTGGCACCCCGGAACGCTGCTGGACGAGCTGCGCACGCGTTCGGAGCTGTGCCCGGTCCTGACAACGACCGGCCTGCCGGAGCGCCGCTGGGCCGACGTACCCCTCCTGGAGGCGTCGGCCTGGGCCTGGACGGTCCTGGTGGCGGCGATCGTCGACCAGACCGAGCGGCTCTCGCCCGGCCAGGTGCTCATCTCCCCGCTCGAGCGGCTGCGGGAGGACCCGGTCGCCGGGGCGATGCAGCTGTTGCGGCACGTCGGCCTCGACGCCGACGACGGGACCCGGGACCGGATCCTCGCGCTGACCGCCGGCGAGGAGGTCTTCCCGTCGAGCGGCGACCAGCACGTCCTGCAGCGCGACACCCGCAGGTCGCTGGACGCCTGGCGCGAGCGACTCACCGCGGAGGAGCAGCGCACGGTCTGGTCGATCTGCGAGAGCGTGGCCCAGCGGTGGTACCAGCCATGA
- a CDS encoding glycoside hydrolase family 26 protein: MRRFSDRTSSACVGWTTTLAAVALLSACTSKADPGRSTGTGSGPSPTDVSVSPNPAADRRECDYGSADVRTGVFRETRREEVTTYQDWLGCRVDYVVDFPARRTWDQLAQIDYLLQEWRGMDRRLVLSLGLLPEDEPADFATGATGAYDDRFTAVGEALVAAGREDTIIRLGWEFNLLESRWYTPDADAFIAYWRRVVDTLRAVPGQRFEFTWNLGRSGVDAVPYYPGDEYVDQIGVDVYDATGADGTYPYPDDCDEECRRERQDTAWEEEILGGERGLEFWADFARDRGKPLALPEWGLWDRPDAASGDANSSFIRRMYDFMSDPENNVAYQAYFEFDGSDGTHRLMTTFPEQGEIYRDLLR, from the coding sequence ATGAGGCGGTTCTCCGACCGCACGTCGTCCGCGTGTGTCGGCTGGACGACCACGCTCGCTGCCGTGGCGCTGCTGAGCGCCTGCACGTCGAAGGCCGACCCCGGTCGTTCGACCGGCACCGGGTCGGGGCCCTCTCCCACCGACGTGTCGGTGTCCCCGAACCCCGCCGCCGACCGGCGCGAGTGCGACTACGGCTCCGCGGACGTGCGCACCGGGGTGTTCCGGGAGACCCGGCGCGAGGAGGTGACGACCTACCAGGACTGGCTGGGCTGCCGGGTCGACTACGTGGTCGACTTCCCGGCCCGCCGTACCTGGGACCAGCTCGCGCAGATCGACTATCTCCTCCAGGAGTGGCGCGGCATGGACCGGCGGCTCGTGCTGAGCCTGGGCCTGCTGCCGGAGGACGAGCCGGCCGACTTCGCGACCGGCGCGACCGGCGCCTACGACGACCGGTTCACCGCGGTCGGCGAGGCGCTGGTGGCGGCCGGACGTGAGGACACGATCATCCGACTGGGCTGGGAGTTCAACCTGCTCGAGTCCCGTTGGTACACCCCCGATGCCGACGCCTTCATCGCCTACTGGCGCCGGGTGGTCGACACCCTGCGGGCGGTCCCCGGCCAGCGGTTCGAGTTCACCTGGAACCTGGGCCGCAGCGGCGTGGACGCGGTGCCCTACTACCCCGGGGACGAGTACGTCGACCAGATCGGCGTCGACGTGTACGACGCGACCGGCGCCGACGGCACCTACCCCTACCCCGACGACTGCGACGAGGAGTGCCGGCGCGAGCGGCAGGACACCGCCTGGGAGGAGGAGATCCTCGGCGGCGAGCGCGGCCTGGAGTTCTGGGCCGACTTCGCCCGCGACCGCGGGAAGCCGCTGGCCCTGCCCGAGTGGGGGCTGTGGGACCGCCCCGACGCCGCCTCCGGCGACGCCAACTCCTCCTTCATCCGTCGGATGTACGACTTCATGAGCGACCCGGAGAACAACGTCGCCTACCAGGCCTACTTCGAGTTCGACGGCAGCGACGGGACACACCGGCTGATGACGACCTTCCCCGAGCAGGGCGAGATCTACCGGGACCTGTTGCGCTGA
- a CDS encoding MATE family efflux transporter, which yields MSSRQQAPAALVNGRARVRRLGPRMLWTTADQMVSSATNAAVSFLIARQVGEVQFGSFAAAFLAFTLAAGLNRALVTDALMVRFSAATPAALRRACGDAAAATLITGMAGGLVLVVLGWLLGDLTGSVLVALGIVLPGLLLQGTWRQAFFASARPAAAFAIDLLWAALQVLGVVLVQQATGSMVALVLVWGASGGLAAVVATVAERVRPAPRRGGRWLHRHRDLGSGFALEFGISQGAATVSVLLVGLVLGLAGVASIRGAQVLLGPVYVLIPAVTAFTLPLLAQRRKAQRPVLPLAAAAGGGAAVLTLLWVGVLLAVPDSVGFQLLGATWPGARSVLPLSGLQWALISLALGAVLGLKAHERAATLLRLTSVQAPLLVGLSLAGASLSGVRAAVAGLAVAQLVGAVLNWWVLLKVERGTSTLNVD from the coding sequence ATGAGTAGCCGACAGCAGGCGCCGGCGGCACTGGTCAACGGGCGGGCGCGGGTGCGCCGGCTGGGACCGAGGATGCTGTGGACGACCGCCGACCAGATGGTCTCCAGCGCCACCAACGCGGCGGTGTCGTTCCTCATCGCCCGGCAGGTCGGCGAGGTCCAGTTCGGCTCGTTCGCCGCCGCCTTCCTGGCCTTCACCCTGGCCGCCGGGCTGAACCGGGCCCTGGTCACCGACGCCCTCATGGTCCGGTTCAGCGCCGCGACCCCCGCCGCCCTGCGCCGTGCCTGCGGCGACGCCGCCGCGGCCACCCTCATCACCGGGATGGCCGGCGGGCTCGTGCTGGTGGTCCTCGGGTGGCTGCTGGGCGACCTGACCGGCTCCGTGCTGGTCGCCCTCGGGATCGTGCTGCCCGGCCTGCTGCTGCAGGGGACGTGGCGGCAGGCCTTCTTCGCCTCCGCCCGGCCGGCGGCCGCCTTCGCCATCGACCTGCTCTGGGCGGCGCTGCAGGTGCTCGGCGTGGTCCTGGTCCAGCAGGCGACCGGGAGCATGGTCGCGCTGGTGCTGGTCTGGGGAGCCAGCGGCGGCCTGGCGGCCGTCGTGGCCACGGTCGCGGAGCGAGTGCGTCCCGCCCCGCGCCGGGGCGGTCGATGGCTGCACCGGCACCGCGACCTCGGCTCCGGGTTCGCCCTGGAGTTCGGCATCAGCCAGGGAGCGGCCACCGTCAGCGTGCTGCTCGTCGGCCTGGTCCTGGGGCTGGCCGGGGTGGCCTCCATCCGGGGCGCCCAGGTCCTGCTCGGGCCGGTCTACGTGCTGATCCCCGCCGTCACCGCGTTCACCCTGCCGCTGCTGGCCCAGCGCCGGAAGGCACAGCGGCCGGTGCTGCCGCTGGCGGCGGCGGCGGGAGGCGGAGCCGCCGTACTCACCCTGCTGTGGGTGGGGGTGCTGCTCGCCGTCCCGGACTCGGTGGGCTTTCAGCTGCTGGGCGCGACCTGGCCGGGCGCCCGGTCGGTGCTGCCGCTCTCCGGGCTGCAGTGGGCGCTGATCAGCCTGGCCCTCGGCGCGGTGCTGGGGCTCAAGGCCCACGAGCGCGCCGCGACGCTCCTGCGACTGACCAGCGTGCAGGCGCCGCTGCTGGTGGGGCTCTCCCTGGCGGGTGCCTCCCTGTCGGGCGTGCGCGCCGCCGTGGCCGGCCTGGCGGTGGCCCAACTGGTGGGCGCGGTGCTCAACTGGTGGGTTCTTCTCAAGGTGGAGCGCGGCACGTCTACCCTGAACGTGGACTGA
- a CDS encoding MXAN_6640 family putative metalloprotease, translated as MRLRLVAALVAVVPLLLIQTPVQADRPDTPPGRAQAERVLEQVQTLLRKGVPDEVRSRMTPGEQSDARSVTLKLRDLRAAIPQLSPADRQTARAILARPTDPSGGGVGERYTVPEAPPVCGPNVCVHYVRTTADAPPMTDSNNDGVPDAVTRTLNIAEKVHTTYVAAGYRRPIGDGSRGGGVNKVDIYLSDLGSQNLYGYCTSDQPESTPTDYTVWAYCSVDDDFSTQQFPNGRTPLENLQVTMAHEYFHAVQFAYDSQEDGWLMEATATWAEDEVYDAVNDNRQYLPYGQLMRPGIPLDKFSSSEGTHYGNWIFFRYLTERFPAEVGGLPVVVREIWEKVSAETGDPDMYSLQGVIDALSERGQTLRGFYAAFADANRRPAKVYEEGAAYPVRAPAKAFRLTSGTRSSGWRYTTQKHLTSSAIRFTPGSGTTQSDWALRINLDLVAPTYGSSVRVTSYKKNGSISTTAIPMAADGTATRVFNFSSGSVKYVELVYVNGSARTRCWVSQTYDPHYSCFGDPQVDAAKQRYRATAFRR; from the coding sequence GTGCGCCTTCGACTCGTGGCTGCCCTGGTGGCCGTCGTACCCCTGCTCCTCATCCAGACACCCGTGCAGGCCGACCGGCCCGACACCCCGCCCGGCCGTGCCCAGGCGGAGCGAGTGCTCGAGCAGGTGCAGACCCTGCTGCGGAAGGGGGTGCCCGACGAGGTGCGCTCGCGGATGACCCCCGGCGAGCAGTCCGACGCGCGCAGTGTGACGCTGAAGCTGCGCGACCTGCGCGCAGCGATCCCGCAGCTCTCGCCGGCCGACCGGCAGACCGCCCGGGCGATCCTGGCCCGCCCGACCGACCCGTCCGGTGGCGGCGTGGGCGAGCGCTACACGGTGCCCGAGGCTCCGCCGGTGTGCGGCCCCAACGTGTGCGTGCACTACGTCCGCACCACCGCCGACGCCCCGCCGATGACCGACAGCAACAACGACGGCGTCCCGGACGCGGTGACCCGCACCCTGAACATCGCCGAGAAGGTGCACACGACCTACGTGGCGGCAGGCTACCGCCGGCCGATCGGCGACGGCTCCCGCGGCGGCGGCGTGAACAAGGTCGACATCTACCTCAGCGACCTGGGCTCGCAGAACCTCTACGGCTACTGCACCAGCGACCAGCCGGAGAGCACGCCCACCGACTACACCGTGTGGGCCTACTGCTCGGTCGACGACGACTTCTCCACCCAGCAGTTCCCCAACGGCCGCACGCCCTTGGAGAACCTGCAGGTGACGATGGCGCACGAGTACTTCCACGCCGTGCAGTTCGCCTACGACTCCCAGGAGGACGGCTGGCTGATGGAGGCGACCGCCACCTGGGCCGAGGACGAGGTCTACGACGCGGTCAACGACAACCGGCAGTACCTCCCCTACGGCCAGCTGATGCGGCCCGGGATCCCGCTGGACAAGTTCTCCAGCAGCGAGGGCACGCACTACGGCAACTGGATCTTCTTCCGCTACCTCACCGAGCGGTTCCCCGCCGAGGTCGGCGGCCTGCCGGTCGTGGTGCGGGAGATCTGGGAGAAGGTGAGCGCGGAGACCGGCGACCCGGACATGTACTCGCTGCAGGGCGTCATCGACGCCCTCTCCGAGCGCGGCCAGACCCTGCGCGGCTTCTACGCCGCCTTCGCCGACGCCAACCGGCGACCCGCGAAGGTCTACGAGGAGGGCGCGGCCTACCCGGTCCGGGCGCCCGCCAAGGCGTTCCGGCTCACCAGCGGCACGCGCAGCAGCGGGTGGCGCTACACCACCCAGAAGCACCTCACCTCCAGCGCGATCCGGTTCACCCCCGGCAGCGGGACCACGCAGAGCGACTGGGCGCTGCGGATCAACCTGGACCTGGTGGCGCCGACCTACGGCTCCTCGGTGCGGGTGACGTCGTACAAGAAGAACGGCTCGATCTCGACCACGGCGATCCCGATGGCCGCCGACGGCACCGCGACGCGGGTGTTCAACTTCTCCTCGGGCTCGGTGAAGTACGTCGAGCTGGTCTACGTCAACGGCAGCGCCCGCACCCGGTGCTGGGTCTCGCAGACCTACGACCCGCACTACTCCTGCTTCGGCGACCCGCAGGTCGACGCCGCCAAGCAGCGCTACCGCGCCACCGCATTCCGGCGCTGA
- a CDS encoding glycosyltransferase: protein MSLTVGVVVPCKNERDTLGTCLRSVRAQGSQVARVVVVDNGSTDGSAEIAEELADEVVRLPDARISRLRNTGALRCRDLDLLAFVDADCELLPGWLDDAESALGAADLVSSRSLAGADATWVARRWAAIESHQAHEASLAWSQHLLVRTDRFLRLGGFDEQMTTGEDAELSRRLRLTGGTVALLDGMPAVHHGFPPTVRDFWRRERWHTSTPGWFAPMSTKSRALVVLAGAWGVASAAVLAGAAVRRSPWPLGVWAAGSAAALGGLGTIAGGNARHALQDGSLMSLWALNRALRAPAELKARA, encoded by the coding sequence ATGTCGCTGACCGTGGGCGTTGTCGTGCCCTGCAAGAACGAGCGCGACACCCTGGGCACGTGCCTTCGCAGTGTGCGTGCCCAGGGGTCCCAGGTCGCCCGCGTGGTCGTGGTGGACAACGGCTCCACCGACGGCAGCGCCGAGATCGCCGAGGAGCTCGCCGACGAGGTGGTCCGGCTGCCGGACGCCCGGATCTCCCGGCTGCGCAACACCGGCGCGCTGCGCTGTCGCGACTTGGACCTGCTCGCGTTCGTCGACGCCGACTGCGAGCTGCTGCCCGGCTGGCTGGACGACGCCGAGAGCGCGCTGGGCGCTGCGGACCTGGTGAGCTCACGGTCCCTCGCCGGCGCGGACGCCACCTGGGTGGCCCGCCGGTGGGCGGCCATCGAGTCGCACCAGGCCCATGAGGCGTCGCTGGCCTGGAGCCAGCACCTGCTGGTGCGCACCGACCGGTTCCTGCGCCTGGGCGGCTTCGACGAGCAGATGACCACCGGCGAGGACGCCGAGCTCTCCCGTCGGCTGCGCCTCACCGGCGGCACGGTGGCGCTGCTGGACGGGATGCCGGCGGTCCACCACGGCTTCCCCCCGACGGTGCGCGACTTCTGGCGCCGCGAGCGCTGGCACACCTCCACGCCCGGCTGGTTCGCGCCGATGTCGACCAAGAGTCGAGCACTGGTCGTGCTCGCCGGTGCCTGGGGCGTCGCCTCCGCGGCGGTGCTCGCCGGCGCCGCCGTACGTCGCTCCCCGTGGCCGCTGGGCGTGTGGGCGGCGGGCTCGGCGGCGGCGCTCGGAGGCCTCGGGACCATCGCCGGCGGCAATGCCCGGCACGCCCTGCAGGACGGAAGCCTGATGTCCCTCTGGGCTCTCAACCGGGCGCTGCGAGCTCCCGCCGAACTAAAGGCACGCGCATGA